A segment of the Micromonospora sediminicola genome:
CCGACCCTCGCCGACGGCACGGCCCGGGACGGGCGGGAGGGCCTTCTCGGGCGGACCGACGAGTGCCGCCGCTTGGCCGCGTTGCTGGCCGACGCGAGCGACGGTCGTGGGGGAGCGCTGGTCGTCCGGGGCGTGGCGGGCGTCGGCAAGACGGCCCTGCTGGACCACTGCGCCGAGCGGGCCGTCGGGATGCGGGTGCTGCGCGCCACCGGGGTGCCGTTCGAGGCCGACCTGCCGTTCTCCGCGCTGCACGAACTCGCCCGCCCGCTGCTCGACCGGCTGGACGGCCTGCCGGCCCAGCAGGCCGACGCGCTGCGTACCGTGTTCGCCGTCGACGGCGGGTCCCGCGCGGTCAACCGGCTGGCCGCGTACGTGGCGACGCTGACCCTGCTCACCGCGGCCGCCGAGACGACGCCCGTGCTCTGCCTGGTGGACGACGCGCACTGGATCGACCCGGCCTCGGCCGAGGCGCTGCTGTTCACCGCGCGGCGGCTGCTCGCGGACCGCGTCGCGATCGTCTTCGCCACCCGCGACGTGCCCGGGTTCGACGGGCGTGGCGTGCCGGAGCTGCCGCTGACCGGTCTGGCGCCGGAGGCCGCCGTGCGGCTCGCCATGCGCGCGGGGCTGGACCGGCGGGTCGCCACCGAACTCGCGGTCGCCACCGCCGGCAACCCGCTCGCCCTGGTCGAGCTGCCGGTGACGCTGGCCGAGGAACGCCGGCACGGCTGGCTGCCGCTGGAGCAACCGCTGGTGCTGGCCGACCGGATCCGGACGAGCGTCCTGGCGCACGCCCGCGACCTGCCCGAGGCGACGTGGCGGGCCCTGGTCGTCTGCGCCGTGGCCGAGACCCCCGGGCTGGCGCTGCTGGACCAGGTGCTGACGGTGGACGGGCTGGGCCTGGACGCGCTCGACCGCGCCGTGGACGCCGGCCTGATCCGGGTCACGGCCCGGGAGGTGACGTTCCGCCACCCCCTGATGCGGGCGGCGGTGCACTCGGCGGCCGGACCCGGGCGACGCCGGTCGGCGCACCTGGCGATCGCCTCGGTGCTGACCGGACCGGAGACGGCCGACCGCCGGGCCTGGCACCTCGCCGCCGCGACGACCGGCCCGGACGAGCGGGTCGCCGCGCTGCTGGCCGGGTCGGCCGAGCGGGCACAGCGTCGCGGTGGTGTGGTGGCCGAGGCGCGGGCGTACGAGCGCTCGGCCCGCCTCACCCCGGACCCGGACGTCCGGGCGGGGCGCCTGATCGGAGCCGCCCGGGCCTGGACGAACGCGGGCGCGAGCCGGCACGCCGTGGCGCTCGGGGAGGAGGCGCTCGGACTCACCCGGCGGGTCGACCTGCGGTGCCGGATGACGCCGTTGCTCGCCCATCTCGCCCAGCAGCACGGCGACCTGACCGTGGTGGACGACGCGTACCTGGCCGAGGCGGAGGAGTGCGCGCGCACCGACCCGCTCGGCGCGGCCAAGATGATGAGCGCCGGGGTCAACCAGTTCTGGGCGCGACTCGACGTCACCGGCATGCTGCCGTTCTGCGAGCGCGTCGTGGAACTGGCCGGAACCGCGCCGGGCACGCCCTGGCCGAAGGGGGCGATCCGGCTGGCCGCCGCGCAGGTGCTGGCCGGCCGGCCGGAGGGGGCCGGGTCGGCCCGCGACTGCGTCGCGGCGTGCGCGGGCCACGCCGACGGCTCGGCCGCGGAACTCGCGCAGGTGTTCTGCTGGCTCGGTGACCTGGACGCCGCGCGGGCGCTGCTGGAGCCGGAGATCGACCGGGCGCGCGCGGCCGACGACGTGTTCCTGCTGGCCTACGCCCTGCCGCGGCTCGCCGAACTCCGCTGGCGCGCCGGCGCGTTGCACGACGCGTACCGGGCCGCGACCGAGGCGGTCGGCATCGCCGAGCAGGTGGCCCTGCCGCTGCTGCGGGCGGAGGCGCTGGCCACCCTCGCCCTGGTGGAGGCGCTGCTCGGGGACGAGTCGGAGGCGCGGACGCACATCGACGACGCGCGGCGGTTCCTGCCGGCGGAGTTCGGGGAGGTCGAGGCCCGGCTCCGGTACGCCGCCGCGATGATGTCGGTCGTCGCGGCACGGTGGGAGGAGGCCGTGACCGACCTGGAGTGGATCCGGTCCGCCCAGGCGCGGGGCGGGATCACCGCGCCTGGCTGGCTGCCGGTCGCCGGTGAGCTGGCCGAGGCGTACGCCTGGTTGTCCCGCCCGGAACGGCTTCGGGACCTGCCGGACGGCGGCCCGGCCGCCACGGCCCGGGTCGCCGGCCTGCTCGCCGCCGAGCCGGACCTGGACGTCGTCTTCCCGGCGGCGCTGGCGCGGTGCGACCCGACGGTCGTCCCGCTGGAGCGGGCCCGCACCCTGCTCTGCTACGGCCAGCGGCTGCGCCGGGCGAAGCGGCGACGGGACGCCCGGGTCCAGCTGCACGCCGCGCTGCGGCTGTTCGAGGCGGCCGGCGCGCAGGGGTGGGCCCGGCGGTGCCGCGTGGAGATCGACGCGACCGGTCGGGGCGCGCCGGCCCGCGACGACCGGACCGTCGACCGGTTGACCAGCCAGGAGCGGCAGATCGCCCTGCACGTCGCGGAGGGGCTGACCAACCGGGAGATCGCGACCCGGATCTTCCTGTCTCCCAAGACCGTCGAGTACCACCTCGGCAACGTCTACCGGAAGCTGCGGCTGCGCTCGCGTCCGGAGCTGATCCGCCACCTGTCCCGCCGGTCGACGTCCGAACCGGACTGACGACGGACCGTCGCCGCCGCCGCGGCGGCCAGGCAGGTCGCCGCGGCGGCGAGCAGCGGGGGACGACCGCCGACGTGGACGGCCGCCGAGCCGAGCGGGATGGCCAGCGTGATCGGTCCGAACATCGCCGTGTTCGCGGTGCCGGCCACCCGCCCCAGCACCGTCGCCGGCGTGCGCGTCTGCACGGCGGTGACGGCGGCGACCAGCGTCCAGGGCAGACCCACGCCGATCACCACCGAGGCGGCGACCGTGGCCGGCCACCAGGGCAGGCACCGACCCAGGCAGCCGGCGGCGAACAGCGCCGTGCCGGCGATCCCCACCCCGACCTCGCCCCAGCGGCCGACGAGCCGGCCGACGGCCAGCCCGGCGAGCACGGAACCGGCGCCCTGGGCGCCGGCCAGCACGCCGAGGAACGTCGACGGCAGGGCCAGTTCGGTGACGACCACGGCGTAGAGCGGCGCGGTGGTGAAGCCGGACATCGCGATCGACACCGCGGCGAGCGCGACCGGTACGCGTACCGCCCGCCGCCGGAGGAGGACGGCGAGCCCGGCCCGCAGGCCGGGCCGGGGCTCGCCCGTCCGTGCGGGCGCCGGCGTCCGGCGCAACCGCAGGGCCGCGTAGAGCGCGGCGACGAGCACCGGCGTCGCGGCGCTGAACACGGCGACCGGGTGCCCGCCCCGCCAGGCGTAGAGCCCGGCCCCGAGCAGCGGCGCGACCAGCTTCATGCCCTCCTGGGCGCTGGAGCGCCAGCCGTTGACGTCGGCCAGGCGCGCGGGGTCCAGCGCCGCCGGCAGCAGCGCGGTCTCGCCGGCGTCGATCAGCACGTACCCGACGCCGTACGCGAGCGAGACGACGAAGATCAGCCAGGCCTGGTCCGGGCCCTGGACGGTGAGCAGGCTGAGCAGGACGGCGGCCAGCGCGAGGTTGACGCCGATGACCAGCGGTCGCCGAGGCGCCCGGTCGAGCAGCCCGCCGAGCCACGGCCCGGCCAGCACCGGGGTGTAGACGCAGAGCCCGGCGAGCGCGGCCAGGCCGGTGGAGCCGGTGAGGTCGAGGATCCAGATGCCGGCGACCAGGGCCATGGCGCTGCTGCCGAGGCCGGACAGCAGGGAGATGGCCACGAACAGGACGGCGTTGCGACGCACGAGCCCTCCAGGGTTGAGCGGGGAAGGCTCATATCGTCCGGCGTTGAGTCACCCGGCGGCAATGCTGTAGAGCGACGTCAACGATGCATTGACAGTGCCGCCGCGATGCGGCGGGTCGCCTCGCGGGCGGGGGCCGGCAGGCGCGGCCCGACGTCGGTCAGGTCGCCGACGAGGTACGCGGCGAGCGCGTACAGCGAGCCCGGGGCGGCGGCGTCGAGGGCCGTCGCGGTGGTGCGCCGGACCAGCGGCGCTCGGCGGAAACGGCCGTCCCACCCCCGGTCCGCCTCGATCCACCGGTGCAGGTCGGACACGGCGGCCCGCACCGCCGCGACGTCGGGGGCGCAGGCCCGGTCCCGCCGTGCCTGCCGCGACCGCCGGGCCGCCACCAGACGCTGCCGGCGCTGCTCGGCGGCCTGCCGGCTGCTCAGGCCCAACGCGCCGGCGATCTCGGCCCAGGTGGCCCCGTCGTGCCGGGCCCGGTCGATCAGCTCCAGTTCCCGCTCGTCGAGCCGGGCCCGGGCCGCGGCGACCTCGGACAGGCAGGTCGGCTCCGGAGTCACCTGTCAACACTACATTGACAGGCGACCGCCGCCGCTACTCCTCCGGTACGCCCGGGCCGACCTCGCCGTGGGCCAGGTGCGCGGCGTTGCGGTCGGCGTCGCGGGTGGCGTTCGCCTCCCCCTCGGCCGGGTCGGTGGTGCGCCGTCCCTCGGCGTCCTGGAACACCCGCCCGGTCTCCAGCGGGTCCTCCTGCTGCCGTCCGAACTGCTCGGGTTCCGTCATGACCGCCCAGTGCCCCCGGTGCGCCGGGACAAACCGGCCCGGGCCGGCCGGGGTTCATCGTTCGGGGGGCCGTTGGTCCCGGGTCCCGGGGCGGTCGGCCCCTGACGGTCCGACGCCGCGAGGGCCAGGCTGGGAGGGCGCCGACGGGCGGGGCACGGAACGACGTGAGGGTGATGCGGGTGAGCAACGGCGGGCCGGGCACAGTGACGACCACCGCGACCCCCTCGATCCCGCCGCCGGCGGCCGGGCTCACCTCCACCCGGGCCGCGGCCCGGCTGCGCGCCGAGGGGCCGAACACGGTCGCCCCGCCGCGTCGTCGTGGACCGGCCGGCCGCGTGCTGCGCCAGCTCACCGACCCGCTGGTGGCGCTCCTGCTGGCCGCCGCCGTGGTGACCACCCTGCTTCGCGACTACCCCGACACCGCGGTGATCGTGCTGGTCGTCCTGATCAACACCGCGATCGGCGTGGTGCAGGAGATCCGCGCCGACCGGGCGGTGGCGGCCCTGGACCGGCTCGCCGCACCGACCGCGCGGGTGGTCCGCGACGGCCGTGACCTCGTGCTGGCCGCCGCGGAGCTGGTCCGCGACGATCTCGTCCGGCTGGAGGCCGGTGACGTCGTGCCCGCCGACCTGCGCCTCACCGACGCGGCCCGGCTCAGCCTGGACGAGTCGGCGCTGACCGGCGAGTCGGTGCCGGTCGGGCGGTCGGCCGGCGAGGAAGCGAGCGCGGGCACCGTGGTGACCACCGGCCGGGCCACCGGCACCGTGCTGCGGACGGGCGCGTCCAGCGCGCTGGGCCGGATCAGCGCACTGGTCGCCGCCACCCGGCCGGCGCCCACCCCGCTGCAACGCCGGCTGGCCTCGCTCGGACGGGTCCTCGGCCTGACCGCGGTGGTCCTCTCCGCGTTGGTCTTCGCCCTGGGCGTGCTCGACGGGCGACCGGTCGCGCAGATGGCGGTCACCGCGGTGAGTCTCGTGGTGGCGGCCGTCCCGGAGTCGCTGCCCGCCGTGGTCACGCTCGCGCTCGCCCTGGGCGCCCGCCGGATGGCCGGCAGCCGGGCCATCCCGCGACGCCTGCACGCGGTGGAGACGCTCGGCTCGGTCACCGTGATCGCCTCGGACAAGACCGGCACCCTCACCGAGGGCCGGATGGCGGTGCAGCAGGCGGTCACCGCCGGTCGCGCCCGGTACGCCGTCACCGGCACCGGCTACGCCCCCCACGGCGAGGTGCGCCACCGGGACGAGCCGGTGGGCGCGCCGGACGAGCTGCGCCGGCTGGCCCGGGCCGGGCTGCTCTGCAACGACGCCACGCTGACACCGCCGACCGACGACCGGCCGGAGTGGTCCGCGATCGGCGACCCGCTGGAGGCGGCGCTGGTCGCGTTCGCGGCCCGGTGCGGGGTCGACCCGGAGACCACCCGGGACGCGTGGCCCCGGGTGGCGGAGCACCCCTTCGACCAGGAGCTGCGCCGGATGACCACGGTGCACCGCCGCGGCGACGGGCGGTACCTGGTGGTGTGCAAGGGCGCGCCCGAGAACGTGCTGACCACGCCGCTGACGGACGCCGACGCCGAGGAGTTGGCCGAGCTGACGGAGTCCGCGCGTCGGCTCGCCGCCGAGGGGTTGCGGGTGCTGGCGGTGGCCTCCGCCGTGGTCGACACCCCTCCCGACCCGGCCCGCCCGACCGACCTGCGACCGCTGGGCCTGGTCGGGGTGGGCGACCCACTGCGTGTCCAGGCGCCGGGCATCGCCGCGGGCTTCGAGGAGGCCGGAATCCGGCTGGTGCTGATCACCGGAGACCACCCGGCGACGGCCGCGGCGATCGGCGGCCGGCTAGGGCTCTGGACCGACGGCGACCCGCTGGCCAACGGCGACGACGGCGACCCGGGCCGGGCCCATCCCGACACCCGGGTGTACGCGCGGACCCAGCCGGAGCAGAAGCTCGACATCATCGCCGGCCTCCAGTCGCGCGGACACGTCGTGGCGATGACCGGTGACGGCGTCAACGACGCCCCGGCGCTGCGGCGCGCGGACATCGGCGTGGCGATGGGGGGTGGCACCGAGGTGGCCCGACAGGCCGCCGACCTGGTGCTGGTCGACGACGACCTGACCACGGTGGCGACGGCGATCGGCGAGGGCCGCCGGATCTACGACAACATCCGTCGGTTCCTGCGCTACGCCCTCGCCGGCGGAGTGGCCGAGATCGCGGTGATGCTTCTCGGCCCGCTTCTGGGACTGCCCGTGCCGTTGCTGCCGGCGCAGATTCTCTGGATCAACCTGCTCACCCACGGTGTGCCCGGGGTGGCGCTGGGTGCCGAGCCGGCGGAGCCGGGCACGTTGCGACGCCACCCGCGCTCGCCCCAGGAGTCGGTGCTCGGCGGCGGGCTGGGCCGTGACGTGCTCGTCACCGGCGCGCTGATCGCCGCGGCGGCGCTCGGCGCCGGGGTGGCGGCCGCGTACGCGGACCGGCCGTGGCAGTCGGTGGTCTTCATGGTGCTCGGCCTGTCCCAGCTCGGCGTGGCGCTGGCCGTCCGCGCGACCCGCTCGCCGGGTTCGTCGGACCGCAACCGCGCGCTGCCGCTCGCGGTCGCCGTCTCCGCGGCGCTCCAGGTGGCCGGCGTGCTGCTGCCGCCGCTGCGCGATCTGCTCGGCACGGCGCCGCTGGCCCTCCCCGACCTGCTCGGCTGCGCCGCGGTGGGTGTCCTGCCCGGGATGCTGCTGCGGCTGACCCGCCGGTCCGGTTGACGATCGGTGAAGGAGGTTGTCATGACGATCCATTCCGCGGACCCCGTCGTGGTGGGGGTGGACGGCTCCGCCACCGCCCTGGACGCGGTGCGGGTGGCCGCCCGCGAGGCGGCCTTCCGGCACCGGCCGCTGCGGGTGGTGCACGCGTTCATCTGGCCGCTGACCCGGGCGCCGCTCACCCCGGCGCCCGGCGCGCCCGCCGGCGCCGGGCTGCGCAACCAGGCCGAGCGGTGCGTCGCCGAGGCGGTCGCCGAGGCCGGCAAGGTCGCGCCGGACGTGCCGGTCACCGGCGTGGTGGTCGACGGCGCGCCGGCGGCGGTGCTGGTGGAGGAGTCACGGCGCGCGACGCTGATGGTGCTCGGCCATCGTGGCCTGGGCGGTTTCGCCGGCCTGCTGATCGGGTCGGTCACCCTCCAGGTGTCCGCCCGCGCCCACTGTCCGGTGCTGGTGACGCGCGGTGAGGCGCGGGCGGACGGCCCGGTCGTGGTGGGCGTGGACGGTTCGGCGCACTCCGGCGTCGCGGTCGGGTTCGCGTACGAGGAGGCCGCCCGCCGGGGCGCGCCGCTGGTCGTGGTGCACGCCTGGCTGTACCCGACCCCGATCGGGCCGGGCGACATCGTGCCCCTGGTCTACGACCCCGAGGCGCTGGCCGAGGAGTCGCGGCGGATCCTCGCCGAGGCCGTGGCCGGCTGGTCGGAGCGTTACCCGGACGTCGAGGTGCGGCAGCGGTCGGTGCGCGGCGCCCCGGCGCGGGTGCTGGTGGAGCAGTCGGCCTCGGCGCAGCTGGTGGTGGTCGGCGCGCACGGCCGGGGCGCGTTGGCCGGGCTGCTGCTCGGTTCGGTCAGCCACGCGGTGCTGCACCACGCGCACGCCCCGTTGGTGATCGCGCGGCACGCCGGGTAGCCGCCTCGACGGCGACTCTGAGCGCTGCGCCTGCCCGCCGTCGTCGCCGGCCAGGCGATCCGAGGTACGCGGTCAGCCCCGGCCGGCGTCGTCCGGCCCGCCCAGCCAGGCGCGTACCCCGGCGAGCGTGGCCGGCCCGTAGTCCTCGTCCACGCTGCGGGCCAGGTCGGCCACGGACATCGCGCGCAGCGCGTCGCGCCAGGCGGCGTCGGCGTCGGCCATGGCCCGGGCGATGGCGCACGGCCGGGTGCAGGCCTCGGGTGGGCTCGCCAGCGGCCCGCGCTGGCGGATCTCGGTGCAGACGAACGCGGGCTGGGCGCCGTCGACGGCGGTCACCACGTCGAGCACGGTGATCTGCTCCGCCGCCCGGGTGAGCACGTATCCGCCGGCCTTGCCCTGCACGGAGGTCACCAGGCCGGCGCGGGAGAGCGCCTGCAACTGCTTGGCCAGGTAGCTGCCGGAGACGTCGTGCAGCTCCGCCAGCCGCGCGGCCGGCACCGGCTGCGCGGCCGTGGTCAGCACCACGCAACAGTGCAGGGCCCACTCGACCCCACCGGACAGCTTCACCCGCCCACCCCCTTGACTCGGACAAACTCTATCCGACTAATATCTCGGATATAACGTGTCCGAGTTTGAGGTGTCCTCGAACGGGAATCCGGCGTGCCTGAACCACGTCGGGAAAGGCGGAAACCATGAAGATCGTCGTCATCGGTGGCACCGGTCTGATCGGGTCGCAGGTGGTCCGCGAGCTGTCCGAGGCCGGGCACGACGCCGTGCCCGCGGCGCTCTCGACCGGCGTCGACCTGATCAGCGGCAAGGGGCTGGACGAGGTGCTGTCCGGGGCGGAGGTCGTGGTCAACGTGGCGAACTCGCCGACCTTCGACGAGGCGTCGCTGGAGTTCTTCCGCACCTCGATGGGCAACCTGCTCGCCGCCGGGCAGCGCGCCGGCGTCGGTCACCAGATGGTGCTGTCGATCGTCGGCGTCGACCAGGTGCCGCAGCTGGACTACTACCGGGCGAAGACGCTGCAGGAGGAACTGCTCCGGGACAGCGGAACCCCCTGGTCGGTCGTGCGCGCCACCCAGTTCTTCGAGTTCGTCGACGCGATCCTGTCCTGGACCTCCGACGACAGCACGGTGCGGCTGCCGGCCACCCCGGTGCAGCCGATGGCCGCCGCCGACGTGGTCGCCGCGGTCGTCGACGTCGCCACCGGCGCGCCGCTCAACGCCGTCCGCAACGTCGGCGGACCGGACGCCTTCACCCTCGACGAGCTGGGCCGGGTCACCCTGGCCGCGCGGCACGACGACCGGAATGTGGTGGTCGACGACTCGGCCGGCATGTTCGCCGCCGTCGACGGCGACGTCCTCGTCCCGGGACCGGACGCCCGACTCGCGCCCACCCACTACGCGGACTGGCTGCGCTCGTCCCGCTGAGGGTTGACACGCGTCGCCGCCGGGCCGGTCGGGTCCCGGACAGGATTCGGCCGGCCCGCCGCTGGGTACGAACCAGCGCTTCCGATGGTTTCGACAGGTGAAGCCGCCCGAGCGGAAGCGATGGCAGCGCCATGGGCGAGGACGACCCGAAGGACCGTGGCAGACCATCCATGGAGTACGGCGGCGCGGAGCTGGACCGCCTGGGATTCGTGCTCGTCGACCTGGCCCGCCGACTTCAGAGCGAGAAGAGCGAACAGGGAACACTCGACGCCATCGTGGGCGCCGCCGTCGACACCATCCCCGGCGCGGGCTACGCCGCCATCTCGGAGATCCGCGGCCGCCGCGGGATCCGTACCACGGCCACGACCGACGAACTGCCGTGTCGGGTCGACCAGGTGCAGTACGACACCGATCAGGGACCGTGCCTGTCGTCGCTGTACGAGGAGACGACGGTGCGCGCGTCGGATCTGGTGAGCGACCCGCGCTGGCCTCGGTTCGTCAAGGGCACGACCGAACTCGGCATCCGCAGCATGCTGTCGTTCCAGCTCTACGTCACCGGCGACAACCTCGGGGCGCTGAACCTCTACGCGCGCCGGGCCGGCGCCTTCACCGACGAGTCGGAGCAGGTGGGTCTGTTGTTCGCCGCCCACGCCGCGGTCGCCATGTCCGACGCCCGGCAGATCACGCAGCTGACCCAGGCCCTCGGCACCCGGGACACCATCGGTCAGGCCAAGGGCATCCTGATGGAGCGGCACC
Coding sequences within it:
- a CDS encoding ATP-binding protein encodes the protein MGGATVPTLADGTARDGREGLLGRTDECRRLAALLADASDGRGGALVVRGVAGVGKTALLDHCAERAVGMRVLRATGVPFEADLPFSALHELARPLLDRLDGLPAQQADALRTVFAVDGGSRAVNRLAAYVATLTLLTAAAETTPVLCLVDDAHWIDPASAEALLFTARRLLADRVAIVFATRDVPGFDGRGVPELPLTGLAPEAAVRLAMRAGLDRRVATELAVATAGNPLALVELPVTLAEERRHGWLPLEQPLVLADRIRTSVLAHARDLPEATWRALVVCAVAETPGLALLDQVLTVDGLGLDALDRAVDAGLIRVTAREVTFRHPLMRAAVHSAAGPGRRRSAHLAIASVLTGPETADRRAWHLAAATTGPDERVAALLAGSAERAQRRGGVVAEARAYERSARLTPDPDVRAGRLIGAARAWTNAGASRHAVALGEEALGLTRRVDLRCRMTPLLAHLAQQHGDLTVVDDAYLAEAEECARTDPLGAAKMMSAGVNQFWARLDVTGMLPFCERVVELAGTAPGTPWPKGAIRLAAAQVLAGRPEGAGSARDCVAACAGHADGSAAELAQVFCWLGDLDAARALLEPEIDRARAADDVFLLAYALPRLAELRWRAGALHDAYRAATEAVGIAEQVALPLLRAEALATLALVEALLGDESEARTHIDDARRFLPAEFGEVEARLRYAAAMMSVVAARWEEAVTDLEWIRSAQARGGITAPGWLPVAGELAEAYAWLSRPERLRDLPDGGPAATARVAGLLAAEPDLDVVFPAALARCDPTVVPLERARTLLCYGQRLRRAKRRRDARVQLHAALRLFEAAGAQGWARRCRVEIDATGRGAPARDDRTVDRLTSQERQIALHVAEGLTNREIATRIFLSPKTVEYHLGNVYRKLRLRSRPELIRHLSRRSTSEPD
- a CDS encoding MFS transporter, with the protein product MRRNAVLFVAISLLSGLGSSAMALVAGIWILDLTGSTGLAALAGLCVYTPVLAGPWLGGLLDRAPRRPLVIGVNLALAAVLLSLLTVQGPDQAWLIFVVSLAYGVGYVLIDAGETALLPAALDPARLADVNGWRSSAQEGMKLVAPLLGAGLYAWRGGHPVAVFSAATPVLVAALYAALRLRRTPAPARTGEPRPGLRAGLAVLLRRRAVRVPVALAAVSIAMSGFTTAPLYAVVVTELALPSTFLGVLAGAQGAGSVLAGLAVGRLVGRWGEVGVGIAGTALFAAGCLGRCLPWWPATVAASVVIGVGLPWTLVAAVTAVQTRTPATVLGRVAGTANTAMFGPITLAIPLGSAAVHVGGRPPLLAAAATCLAAAAAATVRRQSGSDVDRRDRWRISSGRERSRSFR
- a CDS encoding ribonuclease — translated: MTEPEQFGRQQEDPLETGRVFQDAEGRRTTDPAEGEANATRDADRNAAHLAHGEVGPGVPEE
- a CDS encoding cation-translocating P-type ATPase; amino-acid sequence: MSNGGPGTVTTTATPSIPPPAAGLTSTRAAARLRAEGPNTVAPPRRRGPAGRVLRQLTDPLVALLLAAAVVTTLLRDYPDTAVIVLVVLINTAIGVVQEIRADRAVAALDRLAAPTARVVRDGRDLVLAAAELVRDDLVRLEAGDVVPADLRLTDAARLSLDESALTGESVPVGRSAGEEASAGTVVTTGRATGTVLRTGASSALGRISALVAATRPAPTPLQRRLASLGRVLGLTAVVLSALVFALGVLDGRPVAQMAVTAVSLVVAAVPESLPAVVTLALALGARRMAGSRAIPRRLHAVETLGSVTVIASDKTGTLTEGRMAVQQAVTAGRARYAVTGTGYAPHGEVRHRDEPVGAPDELRRLARAGLLCNDATLTPPTDDRPEWSAIGDPLEAALVAFAARCGVDPETTRDAWPRVAEHPFDQELRRMTTVHRRGDGRYLVVCKGAPENVLTTPLTDADAEELAELTESARRLAAEGLRVLAVASAVVDTPPDPARPTDLRPLGLVGVGDPLRVQAPGIAAGFEEAGIRLVLITGDHPATAAAIGGRLGLWTDGDPLANGDDGDPGRAHPDTRVYARTQPEQKLDIIAGLQSRGHVVAMTGDGVNDAPALRRADIGVAMGGGTEVARQAADLVLVDDDLTTVATAIGEGRRIYDNIRRFLRYALAGGVAEIAVMLLGPLLGLPVPLLPAQILWINLLTHGVPGVALGAEPAEPGTLRRHPRSPQESVLGGGLGRDVLVTGALIAAAALGAGVAAAYADRPWQSVVFMVLGLSQLGVALAVRATRSPGSSDRNRALPLAVAVSAALQVAGVLLPPLRDLLGTAPLALPDLLGCAAVGVLPGMLLRLTRRSG
- a CDS encoding universal stress protein, which codes for MTIHSADPVVVGVDGSATALDAVRVAAREAAFRHRPLRVVHAFIWPLTRAPLTPAPGAPAGAGLRNQAERCVAEAVAEAGKVAPDVPVTGVVVDGAPAAVLVEESRRATLMVLGHRGLGGFAGLLIGSVTLQVSARAHCPVLVTRGEARADGPVVVGVDGSAHSGVAVGFAYEEAARRGAPLVVVHAWLYPTPIGPGDIVPLVYDPEALAEESRRILAEAVAGWSERYPDVEVRQRSVRGAPARVLVEQSASAQLVVVGAHGRGALAGLLLGSVSHAVLHHAHAPLVIARHAG
- a CDS encoding RrF2 family transcriptional regulator → MKLSGGVEWALHCCVVLTTAAQPVPAARLAELHDVSGSYLAKQLQALSRAGLVTSVQGKAGGYVLTRAAEQITVLDVVTAVDGAQPAFVCTEIRQRGPLASPPEACTRPCAIARAMADADAAWRDALRAMSVADLARSVDEDYGPATLAGVRAWLGGPDDAGRG
- a CDS encoding SDR family oxidoreductase yields the protein MKIVVIGGTGLIGSQVVRELSEAGHDAVPAALSTGVDLISGKGLDEVLSGAEVVVNVANSPTFDEASLEFFRTSMGNLLAAGQRAGVGHQMVLSIVGVDQVPQLDYYRAKTLQEELLRDSGTPWSVVRATQFFEFVDAILSWTSDDSTVRLPATPVQPMAAADVVAAVVDVATGAPLNAVRNVGGPDAFTLDELGRVTLAARHDDRNVVVDDSAGMFAAVDGDVLVPGPDARLAPTHYADWLRSSR
- a CDS encoding GAF and ANTAR domain-containing protein, yielding MGEDDPKDRGRPSMEYGGAELDRLGFVLVDLARRLQSEKSEQGTLDAIVGAAVDTIPGAGYAAISEIRGRRGIRTTATTDELPCRVDQVQYDTDQGPCLSSLYEETTVRASDLVSDPRWPRFVKGTTELGIRSMLSFQLYVTGDNLGALNLYARRAGAFTDESEQVGLLFAAHAAVAMSDARQITQLTQALGTRDTIGQAKGILMERHRLTGEQAFHLLVLSSQHTNTKLLDVARHLVESGELTASV